The proteins below are encoded in one region of Ursus arctos isolate Adak ecotype North America unplaced genomic scaffold, UrsArc2.0 scaffold_24, whole genome shotgun sequence:
- the SLC25A39 gene encoding probable mitochondrial glutathione transporter SLC25A39 isoform X4, whose product MADQDPGGISPLQQMVASGTGAVVTSLFMTPLDVVKVRLQSQRPSTASELMPPSRLWSLPYAKWKCLLYCNGVLEPLYLCPNSARCATWFQDPTRFTGTVDAFVKIVRHEGTRTLWSGLPATLVMTVPATAIYFTAYDQLKTFLRGRALTSDLYAPMAAGALARLGTVTVISPLELVRTKLQAQHVSYRELGSCVRAAMAQGGWRSLWLGWGPTALRDVPFSALYWFNYELVKSWLSGLRPTDQTSVGISFVAGGISGTVAAILTLPFDVVKTQRQVALGAVEAVRVTPPRADSTWLLLRRIQAESGTRGLFAGFLPRIIKAAPSCAIMISTYEFGKSFFQRLNREQPLGS is encoded by the exons ATGGCTGACCAGGACCCTGGGGGCATTAGCCCCCTCCAGCAAATGGTGGCGTCAGGCACTGGGGCTGTGGTCACCTCCCTCTTCA tgACACCCCTGGACGTGGTGAAAGTGCGCCTGCAGTCTCAGCGCCCCTCCACGGCCAGTG AGCTGATGCCTCCCTCCAGACTCTGGAGCCTCCCCTACGCCAAAT GGAAGTGCCTCCTGTACTGCAATGGCGTCCTGGAGCCCCTCTACTTGTGCCCGAACAGCGCCCGCTGTGCCACCTGGTTCCAGGACCCCACCCGCTTCACTGGCACCGTG GACGCCTTTGTGAAGATCGTGAGACACGAGGGCACCAGGACCCTGTGGAGCGGCCTCCCAGCCACCTT GGTTATGACTGTGCCGGCCACTGCCATCTACTTCACCGCCTATGACCAACTCAAGACCTTCCTTCGTGGTCGAGCCCTGACTTCTGACCTCTACGCACCCATGGCGGCTGGCGCACTGGCCCGCT TGGGCACCGTGACTGTGATCAGCCCCTTGGAGCTGGTGCGGACAAAGCTGCAGGCTCAGCACGTGTCTTACCGGGAGCTGGGTTCCTGTGTCCGAGCTGCCATGGCTCAGGGCGGCTGGCGCTcgctgtggctgggctggggccCCACTGCCCTTCGGGATGTGCCCTTTTCAG CCCTGTACTGGTTCAACTACGAGCTGGTGAAGAGCTGGTTGAGTGGGCTCAGGCCTACAGACCAGACATCCGTGGGCATCAGCTTCGTGGCTGGCGGCATCTCAGGGACG GTGGCGGCCATCCTGACTCTACCCTTCGACGTGGTGAAGACTCAGCGCCAGGTTGCGCTGGGAGCGGTGGAGGCTGTGAGAG TGACGCCCCCGCGCGCCGACTCCACTTGGCTGCTGCTGCGGAGAATCCAGGCTGAGTCGGGCACCAGGGGACTCTTCGCAG GCTTTCTCCCCAGGATCATCAAGGCCGCCCCCTCCTGTGCCATCATGATCAGCACTTACGAGTTCGGCAAAAGCTTCTTCCAGAGGCTCAACAGAGAACAGCCTCTGGGCTCCTAA
- the SLC25A39 gene encoding probable mitochondrial glutathione transporter SLC25A39 isoform X2: MADQDPGGISPLQQMVASGTGAVVTSLFMTPLDVVKVRLQSQRPSTASELMPPSRLWSLPYAKLPSSLRSTGKCLLYCNGVLEPLYLCPNSARCATWFQDPTRFTGTVDAFVKIVRHEGTRTLWSGLPATLVMTVPATAIYFTAYDQLKTFLRGRALTSDLYAPMAAGALARLGTVTVISPLELVRTKLQAQHVSYRELGSCVRAAMAQGGWRSLWLGWGPTALRDVPFSALYWFNYELVKSWLSGLRPTDQTSVGISFVAGGISGTVAAILTLPFDVVKTQRQVALGAVEAVRVTPPRADSTWLLLRRIQAESGTRGLFAGFLPRIIKAAPSCAIMISTYEFGKSFFQRLNREQPLGS, from the exons ATGGCTGACCAGGACCCTGGGGGCATTAGCCCCCTCCAGCAAATGGTGGCGTCAGGCACTGGGGCTGTGGTCACCTCCCTCTTCA tgACACCCCTGGACGTGGTGAAAGTGCGCCTGCAGTCTCAGCGCCCCTCCACGGCCAGTG AGCTGATGCCTCCCTCCAGACTCTGGAGCCTCCCCTACGCCAAAT tgcCCTCCTCTCTTCGGTCCACAGGGAAGTGCCTCCTGTACTGCAATGGCGTCCTGGAGCCCCTCTACTTGTGCCCGAACAGCGCCCGCTGTGCCACCTGGTTCCAGGACCCCACCCGCTTCACTGGCACCGTG GACGCCTTTGTGAAGATCGTGAGACACGAGGGCACCAGGACCCTGTGGAGCGGCCTCCCAGCCACCTT GGTTATGACTGTGCCGGCCACTGCCATCTACTTCACCGCCTATGACCAACTCAAGACCTTCCTTCGTGGTCGAGCCCTGACTTCTGACCTCTACGCACCCATGGCGGCTGGCGCACTGGCCCGCT TGGGCACCGTGACTGTGATCAGCCCCTTGGAGCTGGTGCGGACAAAGCTGCAGGCTCAGCACGTGTCTTACCGGGAGCTGGGTTCCTGTGTCCGAGCTGCCATGGCTCAGGGCGGCTGGCGCTcgctgtggctgggctggggccCCACTGCCCTTCGGGATGTGCCCTTTTCAG CCCTGTACTGGTTCAACTACGAGCTGGTGAAGAGCTGGTTGAGTGGGCTCAGGCCTACAGACCAGACATCCGTGGGCATCAGCTTCGTGGCTGGCGGCATCTCAGGGACG GTGGCGGCCATCCTGACTCTACCCTTCGACGTGGTGAAGACTCAGCGCCAGGTTGCGCTGGGAGCGGTGGAGGCTGTGAGAG TGACGCCCCCGCGCGCCGACTCCACTTGGCTGCTGCTGCGGAGAATCCAGGCTGAGTCGGGCACCAGGGGACTCTTCGCAG GCTTTCTCCCCAGGATCATCAAGGCCGCCCCCTCCTGTGCCATCATGATCAGCACTTACGAGTTCGGCAAAAGCTTCTTCCAGAGGCTCAACAGAGAACAGCCTCTGGGCTCCTAA
- the SLC25A39 gene encoding probable mitochondrial glutathione transporter SLC25A39 isoform X1, producing MADQDPGGISPLQQMVASGTGAVVTSLFMTPLDVVKVRLQSQRPSTASELMPPSRLWSLPYAKLPSSLRSTGKCLLYCNGVLEPLYLCPNSARCATWFQDPTRFTGTVDAFVKIVRHEGTRTLWSGLPATLVMTVPATAIYFTAYDQLKTFLRGRALTSDLYAPMAAGALARLGTVTVISPLELVRTKLQAQHVSYRELGSCVRAAMAQGGWRSLWLGWGPTALRDVPFSALYWFNYELVKSWLSGLRPTDQTSVGISFVAGGISGTVAAILTLPFDVVKTQRQVALGAVEAVRGEVTPPRADSTWLLLRRIQAESGTRGLFAGFLPRIIKAAPSCAIMISTYEFGKSFFQRLNREQPLGS from the exons ATGGCTGACCAGGACCCTGGGGGCATTAGCCCCCTCCAGCAAATGGTGGCGTCAGGCACTGGGGCTGTGGTCACCTCCCTCTTCA tgACACCCCTGGACGTGGTGAAAGTGCGCCTGCAGTCTCAGCGCCCCTCCACGGCCAGTG AGCTGATGCCTCCCTCCAGACTCTGGAGCCTCCCCTACGCCAAAT tgcCCTCCTCTCTTCGGTCCACAGGGAAGTGCCTCCTGTACTGCAATGGCGTCCTGGAGCCCCTCTACTTGTGCCCGAACAGCGCCCGCTGTGCCACCTGGTTCCAGGACCCCACCCGCTTCACTGGCACCGTG GACGCCTTTGTGAAGATCGTGAGACACGAGGGCACCAGGACCCTGTGGAGCGGCCTCCCAGCCACCTT GGTTATGACTGTGCCGGCCACTGCCATCTACTTCACCGCCTATGACCAACTCAAGACCTTCCTTCGTGGTCGAGCCCTGACTTCTGACCTCTACGCACCCATGGCGGCTGGCGCACTGGCCCGCT TGGGCACCGTGACTGTGATCAGCCCCTTGGAGCTGGTGCGGACAAAGCTGCAGGCTCAGCACGTGTCTTACCGGGAGCTGGGTTCCTGTGTCCGAGCTGCCATGGCTCAGGGCGGCTGGCGCTcgctgtggctgggctggggccCCACTGCCCTTCGGGATGTGCCCTTTTCAG CCCTGTACTGGTTCAACTACGAGCTGGTGAAGAGCTGGTTGAGTGGGCTCAGGCCTACAGACCAGACATCCGTGGGCATCAGCTTCGTGGCTGGCGGCATCTCAGGGACG GTGGCGGCCATCCTGACTCTACCCTTCGACGTGGTGAAGACTCAGCGCCAGGTTGCGCTGGGAGCGGTGGAGGCTGTGAGAGGTGAAG TGACGCCCCCGCGCGCCGACTCCACTTGGCTGCTGCTGCGGAGAATCCAGGCTGAGTCGGGCACCAGGGGACTCTTCGCAG GCTTTCTCCCCAGGATCATCAAGGCCGCCCCCTCCTGTGCCATCATGATCAGCACTTACGAGTTCGGCAAAAGCTTCTTCCAGAGGCTCAACAGAGAACAGCCTCTGGGCTCCTAA
- the SLC25A39 gene encoding probable mitochondrial glutathione transporter SLC25A39 isoform X5 — protein MASWSPSTCARTAPAVPPGSRTPPASLAPWVMTVPATAIYFTAYDQLKTFLRGRALTSDLYAPMAAGALARLGTVTVISPLELVRTKLQAQHVSYRELGSCVRAAMAQGGWRSLWLGWGPTALRDVPFSALYWFNYELVKSWLSGLRPTDQTSVGISFVAGGISGTVAAILTLPFDVVKTQRQVALGAVEAVRVTPPRADSTWLLLRRIQAESGTRGLFAGFLPRIIKAAPSCAIMISTYEFGKSFFQRLNREQPLGS, from the exons ATGGCGTCCTGGAGCCCCTCTACTTGTGCCCGAACAGCGCCCGCTGTGCCACCTGGTTCCAGGACCCCACCCGCTTCACTGGCACCGTG GGTTATGACTGTGCCGGCCACTGCCATCTACTTCACCGCCTATGACCAACTCAAGACCTTCCTTCGTGGTCGAGCCCTGACTTCTGACCTCTACGCACCCATGGCGGCTGGCGCACTGGCCCGCT TGGGCACCGTGACTGTGATCAGCCCCTTGGAGCTGGTGCGGACAAAGCTGCAGGCTCAGCACGTGTCTTACCGGGAGCTGGGTTCCTGTGTCCGAGCTGCCATGGCTCAGGGCGGCTGGCGCTcgctgtggctgggctggggccCCACTGCCCTTCGGGATGTGCCCTTTTCAG CCCTGTACTGGTTCAACTACGAGCTGGTGAAGAGCTGGTTGAGTGGGCTCAGGCCTACAGACCAGACATCCGTGGGCATCAGCTTCGTGGCTGGCGGCATCTCAGGGACG GTGGCGGCCATCCTGACTCTACCCTTCGACGTGGTGAAGACTCAGCGCCAGGTTGCGCTGGGAGCGGTGGAGGCTGTGAGAG TGACGCCCCCGCGCGCCGACTCCACTTGGCTGCTGCTGCGGAGAATCCAGGCTGAGTCGGGCACCAGGGGACTCTTCGCAG GCTTTCTCCCCAGGATCATCAAGGCCGCCCCCTCCTGTGCCATCATGATCAGCACTTACGAGTTCGGCAAAAGCTTCTTCCAGAGGCTCAACAGAGAACAGCCTCTGGGCTCCTAA
- the SLC25A39 gene encoding probable mitochondrial glutathione transporter SLC25A39 isoform X3: protein MADQDPGGISPLQQMVASGTGAVVTSLFMTPLDVVKVRLQSQRPSTASELMPPSRLWSLPYAKWKCLLYCNGVLEPLYLCPNSARCATWFQDPTRFTGTVDAFVKIVRHEGTRTLWSGLPATLVMTVPATAIYFTAYDQLKTFLRGRALTSDLYAPMAAGALARLGTVTVISPLELVRTKLQAQHVSYRELGSCVRAAMAQGGWRSLWLGWGPTALRDVPFSALYWFNYELVKSWLSGLRPTDQTSVGISFVAGGISGTVAAILTLPFDVVKTQRQVALGAVEAVRGEVTPPRADSTWLLLRRIQAESGTRGLFAGFLPRIIKAAPSCAIMISTYEFGKSFFQRLNREQPLGS, encoded by the exons ATGGCTGACCAGGACCCTGGGGGCATTAGCCCCCTCCAGCAAATGGTGGCGTCAGGCACTGGGGCTGTGGTCACCTCCCTCTTCA tgACACCCCTGGACGTGGTGAAAGTGCGCCTGCAGTCTCAGCGCCCCTCCACGGCCAGTG AGCTGATGCCTCCCTCCAGACTCTGGAGCCTCCCCTACGCCAAAT GGAAGTGCCTCCTGTACTGCAATGGCGTCCTGGAGCCCCTCTACTTGTGCCCGAACAGCGCCCGCTGTGCCACCTGGTTCCAGGACCCCACCCGCTTCACTGGCACCGTG GACGCCTTTGTGAAGATCGTGAGACACGAGGGCACCAGGACCCTGTGGAGCGGCCTCCCAGCCACCTT GGTTATGACTGTGCCGGCCACTGCCATCTACTTCACCGCCTATGACCAACTCAAGACCTTCCTTCGTGGTCGAGCCCTGACTTCTGACCTCTACGCACCCATGGCGGCTGGCGCACTGGCCCGCT TGGGCACCGTGACTGTGATCAGCCCCTTGGAGCTGGTGCGGACAAAGCTGCAGGCTCAGCACGTGTCTTACCGGGAGCTGGGTTCCTGTGTCCGAGCTGCCATGGCTCAGGGCGGCTGGCGCTcgctgtggctgggctggggccCCACTGCCCTTCGGGATGTGCCCTTTTCAG CCCTGTACTGGTTCAACTACGAGCTGGTGAAGAGCTGGTTGAGTGGGCTCAGGCCTACAGACCAGACATCCGTGGGCATCAGCTTCGTGGCTGGCGGCATCTCAGGGACG GTGGCGGCCATCCTGACTCTACCCTTCGACGTGGTGAAGACTCAGCGCCAGGTTGCGCTGGGAGCGGTGGAGGCTGTGAGAGGTGAAG TGACGCCCCCGCGCGCCGACTCCACTTGGCTGCTGCTGCGGAGAATCCAGGCTGAGTCGGGCACCAGGGGACTCTTCGCAG GCTTTCTCCCCAGGATCATCAAGGCCGCCCCCTCCTGTGCCATCATGATCAGCACTTACGAGTTCGGCAAAAGCTTCTTCCAGAGGCTCAACAGAGAACAGCCTCTGGGCTCCTAA